From Pelagibacterium flavum:
GGGCTCGTCGGCCAGAATGAGGCTGGGCCGGTTGGCCGCGGCGCGCGCGATGGCGACACGCTGTTGCTCGCCGCCCGAAAGCTCGGCCGGCCGGTGCGTGGTGCGGTGACCGATGCCCATGGCATCGAGCAGCGCCTTTGAGCGCTGATCGCCGTCGCGCTGACTTTCGCCGGCAATAAGTTGCGGCATGGTGACGTTTTCCAGCGCGCTGAATTCGGGAAGCAGGTGGTGGAACTGGTACACATAGCCGATGAGGTGGCGGCGGAGGAGCGTGCGCTGGCGATCAGCCAGTTTGGCCGTTCGTTCGCCGTCGATATCGACATCTCCGGCCGTTGGACGTTCGAGCAAGCCGCAGATATGAAGCAGAGTGGACTTTCCGGCGCCCGACGGAGCGATGAGGGCGATGATTTCGCCCCGACGGACCGTGAGATCGGCCCCCTTGAGAACGTGTACGGCCCCTGCCCCATCGCCATAGGTCTGGCGGACATCCTTGAGTTCGAGAAGCACATCACTCATAGCGCAGCGCCTCCACCGGATCGTATTGGGCCGCGCGCCAGGCGGGATAGAGCGTAGCGAGGAAGGACAGTCCGAGCGCCATGACAAGCACCACCGTCACTTCGACCGCATCGACGCGCGAGGGGAGCTGGGAAAGCATGAAGACCTCGGGCGGGAACAGCGCCACGCCGATGACGTTCGATACCCAGGCCCTGATGGCTTCGGC
This genomic window contains:
- a CDS encoding ABC transporter ATP-binding protein — protein: MSDVLLELKDVRQTYGDGAGAVHVLKGADLTVRRGEIIALIAPSGAGKSTLLHICGLLERPTAGDVDIDGERTAKLADRQRTLLRRHLIGYVYQFHHLLPEFSALENVTMPQLIAGESQRDGDQRSKALLDAMGIGHRTTHRPAELSGGEQQRVAIARAAANRPSLILADEPTGNLDPATSDTVFSALAELIRQQNAGCIIATHNHDLARKADRIVTIVEGRIQPATL